The nucleotide sequence GAGGAGTCTTAATAGCACTTACATAgttgcaaagaagagaagaatttTCCTTGGGTGGATGGTTGTTAAGCGACTGAACCTCTTATTCCTTCCCTCTCCCAAGTCTGCGAGGACAGGGCTATTAGCTGTAGATGCTACAGATAGAAGAGTTTTGTTTGGTACCAGGGGCTGCTTCAGCTGCTCCAGTTGAGAAGGCATCACTGTACACGTGGAAGGCAATCAAGTTCAAAACCAAGACAGCATTAATGCTATTTCACGGCCTCGTGCCAATGACTAAAACATCAAATTCGAAATGATATCCATTTATGGAAATGCATAATTAAATCCAGATGGTTGAGGGTGCATGAGAATGAATTTATATATCAGATTTATGTTGCAAGATTTACAATATGTTACTCAAGggcttttaatttgaaatctagAACTCAATTGGATGAGAATTCATCAACATGAAGTTACACATCAGATATATGCAGTAGGATTCGCAATTTGGTagcttagaatatttcaagCCTGAATTGGGGGGTCATCAGGTAAGTTATGTGGATTGGGGCCTTGATGCATGACGCGAGGTCTCAAAATGGCCAGTATAGGGAAAATATGGGTTCTGTTGGAACCAAGATCGCATGCATTAGAACTATGTAACAAATTTAGCAGGAGTATACCATATAACGAAAAAGATAAACCACCACCTACCCACCCACCTTTTCCATGCTAACAGCATGTGCCCCacattgattaaaaaaaatgttcagGAAAAGACAATGAACTTGTACCTTTAACTACAATCTTTTTGGATGCATCATCTGTTTCTTGCTCCTCAACAGCCCGTCTCTCCATACGGTTTGAACCCTTACGAGAAAGAGCCTTCTGTAGATCACCGCCGAGCAAAATGTCATTGTCAAATAAAAAATCTTGCATAGAGCTAGAAGATCAAAGCAGAGTCAGTAATACATATTTGTTATGGTAAGTAAAAGGTCGATAGAATAATATCCAAGAAGGAATCACTCACAGTCATCTTTGGACTTCCAGAGCAGCATCTATCAGGCTGCTGTGTCAGACTTTCAATATCCAAAACTACATTTCCCACTTTATTCATGGCTGTAATCTGGCTCTGTAAAAAAAATGAATGGCATATTCAAACGAAAACCCGGAAGAAGAAAATAGTGTTAAATTATGAGTAGAAAATTGTAGTCGTAATTGCTAGTACAACTTTGCAATGGTAACTAGGTTCTCATCTTTTACAATCACACACTAGATGAATACTTTTGCAAACTTTTCACACATCTTATTACAGTCCGAAGACTACTTCTATAACCACTAatctaaattatagaatgtacCACTTTAGAATTATCTGTTCCCACTTGCTACTCTTAGAATCAATAATCCTAATCCAGCTTCTTTTGTTTcaatttaacataatatattttcaaaTGGCTAGCTTCTTCCATCCCTATCTCATCATTGCCAACCAGGGGCCTTCTTGGATTGCTCCCTCGTATTTTTATATCCTATTTACCCAAATTGTAGCCTGCTATAAATTGACTGCACATGACCAAACCATTATAACTAGTGCTTTATCCTTGGCAGCCAAAAACTTTTACTTAGAGTGCCACACCTGCTTCAAAATCTTTCTGAAAAGTTCCTCCTGCACCTGTTACTCAAATGCTCTTCTTCTAATTTTTTGAGAGAGACCCATATTTACACCAGAATCCACTTGATGCTCCTCCACTCTACTAAATTAGATAACTAAGCATCTATCAGTTTCTCCTTATTATTCTTCACTTTATGTTTCTGTTATCACAGTCCTTGTAGTTACATTCATCATTATGCATATCAACATCATATTTATGAAACTCTTACAGACTGTAGATTTGAGAAAGTTACTAGGCCATAcagaaaccataaacaaattcaGTCATATGAAAGGGTCCTATAAGTAcagattttttttccccttacCTGCAGTAAAACCCCATCCATTCTCAGAGTTCCCAAGGAAAAGCTCCTGAGAGTAGAGTCCACATCAACTGCCGGCAAAGATTAAcagtctaattaaaaataattttacataaaagagagattttaaaaaaatataaacatttTGGCAAGAGGCACAAATAAAACCTGTCAATTATGATATCTCATCTCATCCACTAAAGTTCCTATGTACCAGAGTATAGATTGTATGGTGCATTGATTAATTATATGTGCAAAATTAACATGATAACACTGTTGACCGATCTTTCTAGGCCCATCAAGAAGCCTATcaatccaaatcaattaatcaACAAGTTAAATGTAGAAGAATACATGTCATTTCCCCTGTGGGGGCCTAGCTAATCTAAAATTTATTGGTATTTGGTGAAGGCCACCAATGAAACCTATCAATAATTAAAAGAAATTCCATGAGATTAAAGTGAATGTTCTAAGGCATCATCTGTTAACATAATCAAATTAAGCTTGTCCGTGCTTGATTGGATCACACCTGGAATTAGGAAGTAGGGGTATGCGTtgttatattaataataatatcGTCAAACCCATACAACTTTGTTGGATGCAGGCGTAAGGTGTTTCCCTAAAAAGAGGGGTAGGGATACAAACAGATGAGATAAATATTCATATACCTCCAAAAGTTTTCTATCCAAAAATATTATAGGCTTTCAGAGAAAGTTATCCTCCACCGTCCAAAATCCCATCTTCAGCTTCAAATCCTGTAACATTGAAGTAATGAAAAatatgtcatttggggggaaaaTATTTCAATAGATTAAAATGAAAATCTCAATCTTCTCAGCTATATCTCTATGAAAtattaacaaaaagaaaaaaaagtttttgtcacagaagaagacaatgacgAGGATAAGGAGTTCCAACATAGCACGGGAAAGaaaagttttttgttttttccttctTACAGAGATGAAGAAAATGACATGGTCTGGAGAAACAAAGACGTTGGATTCTTTCTCTCCATTATTgggaacaaagaaaagaaaacaacagcGCTAGCACAGAATCATCTAAAACGATTATTTTCTCCCCATCAAATTCCTTTCAGATTTTTCTCACGAAAAGAAGATGACCAAGCGAAGAAAAAAGCCTCCTTTTTTTAACAATAGAATGCAGGTTGCTGCAAGAAAATATATAGGAAAAAATGacagagaaagaagaaagcacCGAATGTCTGTTTAGCCTGGGGGGaagggagagaaaaagagaagcgtCGATGACTTCATTAAATTTAGAAGCTTTGCAGGGAGAGAAAGATGTCAAATGGCAATCAAAGCTCCTCAGAAATCGAAGACTCCGCGCATTTTAATGAAGGAAACAACTTTTTTTATTCAAAGAAATCCAGCGGATGTCGCAAAGAACCacatttctcttcttttcctaaGAATCTTAAGCTAAAATACCAATGAAGATAGATCTATCCAATAAAAATCATACCTTTTGTTCTCACTGAAAAATTGATCGATTGAAGCAATAAAATCGGACCACAAAAGCCGTTGGAGACGGAGCTCTGCAGAGAGGGAGCCACAGACTCGGTGAGTGCCTGCTGCAGCGAGGGGTCAGGTGTCTCGCTTTGTCCCTCTGCATCCCTTTTAtaagactctctctctctctctctcttcttgattATTATATGCTAATAAAAATGGATATGTATATTAGAATAATCTGAAACACAAAAGCTAATAATAATgctaaaaataaatatgtatattaaaataatttgaatcacAAAACAAATTATACCAACCTGATAAAATATATCATACCATATCAATACGGAAAGCTTACTAACACTCGATACACCAAAAAAAACTCTATACCTTATTGTATCGATATTGTTTTAGTGTCGCACGAATACAAATTCGGtatcaacaaaaaaattaaattgctctagaagaagaaaaaagatggaGGAATCAAAATGATGtgataatatcaaaataaaacctCGCTCCATGGGTAAAATGTCTGTAGGTTAGGTTGGTTCAAGCTTTAGTTGTGTTCACTCCTACCAATTTATAGCTGAGAGTTGTGTTGGTGACTTGGACTAGGTCTTGGTCTTGTACAACATGGGGCAAGCCTAGTTGGTCTCATTTAAGAATTCCAGCTCAGAATCAACAGACTCTTTCAATCACCACGTTTGAGTCAGGGGAGATCTAAACGTAACTATTGCAATCTTGGAAAAGTCATACGCCCAACCCTCTCATGacaatatttttcctttttttttttttatagaacggATAGGTCATACATATCTAATACGAATATAatctaaaaatttagaaaaaaaaaatatcccaaaacaaaaataaaataaatggtaAATAAAATATCCCAAAATGGAAACGAAAAAAATGCTGAACTGAATAAAAAGGCGGGCAATCAAAAGTTACACCATTAATTATCTGTTATTGCTCGAGGTGCAAACTCTGTTCCAGAAAGATTTAACTTTGAAGATGTGCGGGACGTAAATTTTTtagttttaaaataaaagatcTTTATGATCCATTTATATATAAGATTTTATGTCATTAAATTATTTTCCCTGCATGAAATATTTGGAACTAGAGAAATAAATACCATCCTTGGGCTGGTAGGTTTGGTGGGTAACATTAACATAAGAAAGAACAATGTCAAGGACGGGTACCCTAAGCATGGGACACTGGCTAAATATTTAGAGCACCGTCGGTGAGGCCAAGGGGGCCCTTGACATTGTTCTTAGCTACCACTGCAATCAACCTCAGCTCTACCAACCAA is from Phoenix dactylifera cultivar Barhee BC4 chromosome 18, palm_55x_up_171113_PBpolish2nd_filt_p, whole genome shotgun sequence and encodes:
- the LOC103723857 gene encoding uncharacterized protein LOC103723857 is translated as MDGVLLQSQITAMNKVGNVVLDIESLTQQPDRCCSGSPKMTKALSRKGSNRMERRAVEEQETDDASKKIVVKVMPSQLEQLKQPLVPNKTLLSVASTANSPVLADLGEGRNKRFSRLTTIHPRKILLFFATMSSMGSMILIYYTLTINQRGGA